In Gossypium hirsutum isolate 1008001.06 chromosome D01, Gossypium_hirsutum_v2.1, whole genome shotgun sequence, the genomic window gattGATTCGACTATCACCCAAttttaaaatacacaaattattaTTACTTGTCGGTGGGTAGTTGAATCTTGCAAGACAGTCCAATTTTAATGTTAACAACTAATTTAATCTTCAGGGGATTGCAAAGATGAAGATGGAGAAGCAGGTAGGTGTGTAGCCGGGGCAATTAACAATTACACTTCTCAACTTCTCACCTACAACTCTGCCGCAGATAAAGCTGAATGTATGTTCTCCACTtaccccttttcttttctttttgctgtAAACATTTGGTTTTTGGTGACGGTTCAAAAACTATCAGATAACCTTACGGAATCACTTCTTTTCCTTGTTCATTTTATGGGAGACATCCATCAGGTAATccattttgatacaaattttaAGTTccacaaataataaatcaaatacataatAACGATGTCCATGTCCAGCCTTTGCACGTAGGGTTTGCATCAGACAAAGGAGGCAACACAATCGATGTCCATTGGTATAAAACAAAGCAAGTTCTTCACCATGTAAGCCTGACTTCATTTATAACTTGTTCATTGGCTCGACATGTGATATGCATTAATGCCAAAGATTTTACAGGTTTGGGACACCAATATAATTGAGACAGCTGAAGAGAGATTTTATAATTCAAATGTAGATGGCATGGTTGATGCAATTCAACAGAACATTACGGTATTTTTCTAATCCATTTTTCCACAaagctttatattttattataaaattcatccatttgtATTTGATGACTGTGAAAACAGAATGAATGGGCAGATCAAGTTAAAAGATGGGAGACCTGTAGTTTAAATAAGACAGCATGCCCTGATATGTATGTTTCTCAAGCCTTTTAGCAATTTGgtattatatatgaaataatatgtTATTGGCAGATATGCATCTGAAGGTATCAAAGCAGCCTGTGATTGGGCATATAAAGGTGTGAAAGAAGAGTCTGTACTTGAAGGTAAACTTCATATTAATTTCTGAGATTAGACATTGTTTATTTGAGAACAGAAATATGAGGTGGTGGTTTTTTGCAGATGATTATTTTGTGTCGCGATTACCAATTATTTACTGGAGGTTAGCACAAGGGGGTGTTCGATTGGCAGCAACTCTCAAtcgtatttttggatgaaaaagtTGCCCGTAACCGATACTATTTTATTGAGATTTGAgatgaattttaataaaaatttagcttttaattaTTTGAGCTGGGTTGGTTTGCTTAATTACAGTCCTATCAAACTACtaccatattatatatataattattcaaaagtaacgaatataaacaaataaaatcaaacaattcTGAAGATGTTGGTAATTAAAATTTAGTGtaattacttataattatatcttcataatatattttaaaagagaTATATAGAGTCATATTATATGAACATTAGTCCATATTTTGACTCCTATATAGAAAATCACGATAACCGGAATACAGCAATGTATTGACCAAGCTCTAACATATGCAACAAAACTGTTTCTGAAAGAGAATATTCCAAGGTTTTGAATCCACTTATATCTTCCCTTTCAAGTTCCCAAaccgtaaaaattaaaattaatagatAAATCAACTGATGAACAACAACAGCTGTCaaagatatgataaaatttcagaaaaaatttagAGAGCTGCCATGAATAAAAATCTTGGTAATTAGTGTTGGAGTGgatacaaaattttcaattaggATTGGAATTAGATGAACAATTTTTGGGTGATTGATTGTAAGGCTCCATACTCAAGTTTCGTAGTTAGATTTAAGTGTATTCTCACATTATATTGTTAAAGCAATTTAAGTTACTATAacacaaattcattcaatttaatcatcaaaataattcataTGCATGCATTTATACACTTATTGATTTCACTTCATCAACTTAAGGGATTATGTGAGTTAATTTCAGAGTTAGGGTTCGAACCCaaacttaaatgtcaaattttaaatttatgtttcaagACATGAATTCCCATGTCTCACTAGGTCTCGAGACCAACCTCCTCTACTTTTTCTATTTTTGCTTCAATATTTGAATGTCTCAAGATAAAAGGTTCATGTCTCAAGACTTTGTCGAGGTATCGCAAGACCAAAGAGATCGAATGGAAGGGTACATAGACAAGTAAATCCCTTATGGCACTCGTAGACTATTCaagaatttcacatttcatttatgtcctaattttgaattgaataaagaATTAAGAGTAGagcaaaatttatttaatttcgatGTTCTTTTGTCTGGAGACAAAGACCACTTGACTCCAGGACCTAGGAACAATTACCTCGAGACTATACAAATATGTCTCAAAACCTCAAgcacttaaatgaaaattttaaatgaaatttgttCTAGCGGTCTCGAGACATAATCTTTCTGTCTCAAGACTCAAGGACTAAATGGTCAAAATCTTGTACTTTGTAGTGTTTAAAGTCTTAACCAAATGAATCTAAACATACCTAAAATGTACCACAAAACATATTCATCCAGTTAACCTATTTAAACATGTTCAAACATTTCCAAATCATAACCTCCAATACAACATTACTAAACTAACCATTTTGCACATTCAAACTCACATAATCAAACTTAATTAACTagtaatcaaaaaataaaattcaaccaTTATAACATTATAAATCACTTACCAAAAGTGTCAAAACTTAAGTGTAGTGGCCGAATTTTGTCCGGcccaaacaaaacaaaacaaataaaccaaaaacaaataaacaacaaaaacaaataaaagtctAGTCCATTTATAAGCCCAAAGCCCACTATTCTAAACCTAagctgaaaaaagaaaaaatcctaATCCCTTCAGCCGTCGCCTCTACCATGTCAGCAGGCACACCCCCCAAAGTTGTCTGCGCCCCTAGAACTGCCCTCTGCCAATTTCATCAAAATGGCAAAGGGTGCATCTCCCCATCACTATTGATCGAAAGGTTCCTCAATGCCACCATGCAAAGGCCTGAAACATAAACAGGAACAGAAGTAGAGAAGGAACAGAAGTAGAGAagcaagaaagaaaagaaaagaaaatatactgTGTAATATATCTGACTATAAAAGCCGAAAACTATGTtgtaatttggaaaaaaaatcgaatacaaaagaaaaaaacaaagttaagaaaaaaaaactaaggtTGTTCATCTCTTTTTTTCTACTTTTTATTtcgaaaaatataagaaaataaataagagtTTAAATCTTACCCATTCATTGCCACTGGGAGGCCTTTCTCCGCTCTCAAAGGTCTTTGAACCCTTTAGGGTTCGTCGACGACCACATCGAAGAAGAGAAACCAAAAGGTCTCTGGGCTTCCAATCGAACTTTGACTGGGTTTTTGGAGGATCTATCACCATATCCATGATCTACGCAAACAAAGGGGCTAGgggaactttttttatttttcggccACCGGAGGCGACGGTCGCCGTCGTCTATGACCGGTGGCTGCAATGGACGGCTGGCTAAAGGGAGTcttgagagaaaaaaattaaatgaagaaaatttttttgaaacatgttttaaaatgagttttaaaatatttttttaacttatataggtttaatgaaactacgtcgttttgaccTGGCTTCAAAAGCCCCAAAACGAAGTCGTTTTGAGCTCGACCCAAAGACCCAACCCGAGTATCCTCAAGATCCGCATGTTTTCTAAAGAGGGGTCTAATTGCTTGTTCGGTCCTTCCACTTTTTGCCCCTTTTTTAATTTCGTCccatccttttatttattttatattttagcccataattttaattttcttacaaATCAATCCCTTGACCCTGTGTTGACCTGCCAAGGGAATGACACGATGCTGGGTTGGGGAAAATAACACCTTGGGTCTTtgtactttttattttgttttgatttcatcctttgtttccttttctttgtttttttttaatttataatttgaatttcatttaggtttcaatttaatcctttgcctacttatttttttatcgttattttattatatattttactattttcGGCACTTTTATTTCATTCACATTTATCCCTTTTAATTAtgcatcttttatttttattttattattaaatatagtattatgattattattgttattattattaccattgatcaatgttattattattatcattatagttatattattaatattgtacTATCATTACCATTGCTACTattattttattcctttattatttatttataatattattttatttgtactTATGTAGCAATTTCATTTTTGTTAAGTATTCTATTATGTTTGCACATAATCATACAATGTCCAAATAAATTAATTGCACATAGCATTAAATATTATATTCGTTTTTATAGGAAATAATTAGAACCGAGACAATGTTCATTAATTAGGGGATTTAAGAAATCGTGCCATAACTTACGGGGTATAACTTTCTCCTTGAACCGAGATAATCGAACatccttttaaaataaaaacacataGCATTTAGGTAATAACCAAATGGTGATTATTCTTGTTTTCGAGGAGTCGAGACATCATGCCCATCATGCCCTATCTTATGGGGCATGATCTTTTCTTTTCGATAAACTCAAAATAAAGCCTTTtccacaaaaaaaattaatttagttagtgttattttaatcaaataatatcacgcaaagagggatcgtattttaaattctcttcgaattttcagttctcgacactaagacgtcaagtaatcaactaggtaccaactttgggcgttatgagggtgctaatcattcctcgtatgtaaccgactcccgaacccatttcttggattttgtagaccgaaaatcatcattttaataaatctaaCGTTTTATtgaaatgatcaaaataaaaaagatttgtggcgactccattttcattttttttaaataaaaagttgagTTCCAAAAAGGTTTCGACATTAAGCATCAAGCCAACCAACCTAAGTACATGTCATAtaacttcaatatatatatatgcatacaaaATAGGATCGTGATGGCTTCCAAACTGAGCTTTAGAATTGGATGATTAATTACAAAATTTCTTTAGCTTTATCCAAGACCGGAAACAAAAAAATCCGTATACTAAGTAATAGTTACTCAGTAGTGCTAACATAACTCGAATTCAATTATAAATGtaacacaatttaaataacataataacTCAAGTTAACTAACTAGTCATTTCACATTAATATCAAAGATATGTATATACCAATAGATTATTAATCATTTTATCTTATTCTTgccaatttttatttaatttctcgaTATAATTTTCAAGTATTTGCAcctaatttaacatattaaaatcATGTCTCGTATTAACATTAATATATAATTCCAATTCAATATATATTCAACATGCCATTTTTACATTTATTCCATATTAACCAAATCGAATATAATAACGAATACTCGGACCAATCTACCATCACACCAAATATGCACCAAAGTGCTAAGTGGACATAAATGCAATGATCCCACCAACCACACCTGAATACACTCGTACCCTCAGGGTATTTGAGTTGGTGATATGTTCTCAACCACCAGAGTATTAGAGAACTATCACTATGTACACGTGTTGCGTTGGATCTTTCACCTATTAATACGGATCTTATGGCATGCCAGCTATACTCATGACTCTATTCGATAACATTAATAAGGtaaatatcatcatttttatcGTATATTATCATCAAGCATATATATCTATATTGTACAAATAAATAGAGCGTTGGTAATGACAATGTATcacaaagaaaaagagagagagaaataaagaacacggattttacatggaaaccctttcaaaaaaaaaacaacggacagaggagaagataattcactatgtcaaattcgaataattacaagaggagtagactatgtctatttataggcttgtaaaaccatattctaataggagtttagtaagattgaaacaccttattctaatcaatatcaaatacatggagtttaataaggtttaaaaaaccttattctaaaataaaataaaaaagtatagttctatagggattttactttattttattttaccattgcattttatttaaataagaatttggatcacttaattctaacaatctccaccttgacatgaattctcaatgaacaagttcttcatcgcgaactctcaacgaacaagttctccacctcttccataaaactcCTTAAGcatttaacttcaacaatgaacaccaatcaagtctaagcaatgctcaaacttggttataggaagtgacttagtcatcatatctgcaggatttttataagtactaattttgctcacaacaatatcaccacgagcaataatatcacgaacaaaatgataccgaacatcaatgtgttttgttctctcatgaaacatttgatcttttataAAGAAgatagcactctgactgtcacaaaatactgtattgatttgaaggtcttcattgagtttactaaagagtccctttaaccaaatggcttctttacaagcctcagtaatcaccatgtactcagcttcagtggtagacaaagcaactgtagtttgcaaagtggctttccaactgattacacaacctccaattgtaaagacataacccgtgagagatcttcttctatcaaggtctctagcaaaatcagcatcaacataccaaATGACTCTATCTCtggttcttccaaactgtaagcaaacatcagtagtacctcataAGTATTTTAAAATCCATTGAACTGTCTTCTAAtattctttaccgggattcgccatgtatctactaactacactaactgcatatgataaatctggacgtgaacaaaccataatatacatgagagatcccactacactagagtatgaaacatgtgacatgtactcaatctaatcatctgattgtggagacaaagcgatgaaagtctgaaatggactgctaaaggagtactaacaggcttagcattctgcatattgaatctacaaagaactttctcaatataccccttctgacttaggtacaatttacttgcttttctatctctgaaaaTCTCCATACCAAGCATCTTCTTTGctagtcccaaatctttcatctcaaattcttcacttagttgggctttaacctttcttatctctcatttatctttcgctgctatcaacatgtcatcaacataaaggagtagatacccaaaagaaccatcactatttttttaaagtaaacacaactgtcaaagctacttcttttgaaatcatgagaagtcataaaggaatcaaacctcttgtaccactgtcttggtgactgtttcaaactgtaaagggactttttcagcaagcaaacatagtccttttttctgagactgtaaaaccctctgattgttgtatgtaaatatccttctcaagttctccatgcaaaaatacagtttttacatctaactgctcaagatccaaatcatgcatggccacaataccaagcaaagatcgaatcgaactatgcttcacaactaagGAGAACATATCTGTGAAATCCACttctggaatttgactgtaaccctttgcaacaagccttgctttatatctgggttcttcaactcttgaagtctcttctttctttttaaaaaccaatttacaacgaacaacctttttatctttaggaagtttcacaagattccatgttttgtttttgtggagtgatttcatctcttcttgtatagcaaacatccacttttctgagtcttcacagctaaccgcatTGGAATAATTAGATGGCTTTTGGTTtgtatctatatcttcagccacatttaaagcataagcaactagatgaGCCTCGTCATACTTCTTTGGAgttttaatttctcttctagttctatttttggcgacagagtattgtggtgaagaagcaactctattttgaatttttgtactggcttgaggagtcgactctattgtagattttggattaatctgatgctccacctgcttttaattttctttattggaagagtctttaagagataagttagatagaatagcagtttcatcaaaaacaacatctctgctaatcacaacttttttaattttaggacaccataacttataccctattactccagctttataaccaagaaaaacacatttaatggatttcggttccaattttccattatcaacatgagcataagTAGGACACccaaaatctttaaatcagaatagtcagtaggattaccagaccaaacctcttatggagtctttttctcaatggcaacggacggagatcggttgatcaaaaaaatgCAATAGAGGTtgcttcggcccaaaatgactttggtaagttggcatttaacaacatacatcaaaccttctccatgatcgttctgttcattcattctgcaacaccgttttgctgtagagtatgacgaactgtcaagtgtctcacgattcCTTCTAACTTGcatagtttattaaactcattagaACAAAACTCTAATCCATTATCTGTGCGgaagtattttatttattttcctatctgtttttcaatcatagttttccaatacttaaatgcggaaaacacatcgtttttttgcttcaagaagaacgtccaaacttttctagaaaaatcatcaataaaagttagcatataattaactCTACCACTCAAAGGCACTCTAAATGGCCCCCacatatcaaaatgaatatactctacctctggtgaatcgaactctcttttgcttcccaaaaacgcagTGCTCGTAGAACTTCAGTTTGTAAATTCCTTACCCATctagaagtcctcttttgctcaattctgccatgtcattctcactcatatgccctaggcacatatgccaaagtttagtaatatcatcatttgaCAAAGAAGAGGAtgtgacagctgcatcaccagtaacagtagaaccctgcaaaacatataatttggcagtctttctctgccctttcatcacaacgagggaacctttggaaatcttcaaaacc contains:
- the LOC107921808 gene encoding endonuclease 2 isoform X2 codes for the protein MGECRMQKMLAFLSLMLVTLPPIYGWGTDGHSIICKIAQTRLSEEAADAVKQLLPKWAEDDLGSVCSWADQVKFRYRWSSPLHFINTPETCSYQYKRDCKDEDGEAGRCVAGAINNYTSQLLTYNSAADKAEYNLTESLLFLVHFMGDIHQPLHVGFASDKGGNTIDVHWYKTKQVLHHVWDTNIIETAEERFYNSNVDGMVDAIQQNITNEWADQVKRWETCSLNKTACPDMYQSSL
- the LOC107921808 gene encoding endonuclease 2 isoform X1, encoding MGECRMQKMLAFLSLMLVTLPPIYGWGTDGHSIICKIAQTRLSEEAADAVKQLLPKWAEDDLGSVCSWADQVKFRYRWSSPLHFINTPETCSYQYKRDCKDEDGEAGRCVAGAINNYTSQLLTYNSAADKAEYNLTESLLFLVHFMGDIHQPLHVGFASDKGGNTIDVHWYKTKQVLHHVWDTNIIETAEERFYNSNVDGMVDAIQQNITNEWADQVKRWETCSLNKTACPDIYASEGIKAACDWAYKGVKEESVLEDDYFVSRLPIIYWRLAQGGVRLAATLNRIFG